The following coding sequences are from one Mycolicibacterium aichiense window:
- a CDS encoding HAMP domain-containing sensor histidine kinase has translation MSPLRRRARAERAPEEPTSSLSLRWRVMLLAMSMVAMVVVLMAVAVYAVVSAALYTDIDNQLQSRASLLIASGSLAADPGKAIEGTAYSDVNAMLVNPGRSTYTANQQGQKLPVGEPEKSVISGELLMSRRTVGNQRVLAVHLPDNRSLLISKSLAPTNAVMTKLKWVLLAVGGIGVVVAAIAGGMVARTGLRPVARLTEAAERVARTDDLRPIPVFGSDELARLTETFNTMLRALTESRERQARLVADAGHELRTPLTSLRTNVELLMASMKPGAPRLPESEMADLRTDVIGQIEELSTLVGDLVDLTREDAGGLVHEAVDLSEIVDRSLERARRRRNDVQFDVDVVGWQVYGDPAGLSRAVVNLLDNAAKWSPSGAHVGVRLRQVDAAHAELVVSDYGPGIPPQERGLVFERFYRSASARAMPGSGLGLAIVKQVVVKHGGMIRIGETVPGGQPPGTSFFVLLPGLPISADAYPDDSAESENATTIARTTGDRRFHEKKPNGAPSVISVDSQ, from the coding sequence ATGTCACCACTGAGGCGGCGCGCGCGGGCTGAGCGGGCGCCGGAAGAACCGACGTCATCGTTGTCATTGCGATGGCGGGTGATGCTGCTGGCCATGTCCATGGTGGCCATGGTCGTCGTGCTGATGGCGGTCGCGGTGTATGCGGTGGTGTCCGCCGCGCTCTACACCGACATCGACAACCAACTCCAGAGCCGCGCGAGCCTGCTCATCGCCAGCGGTTCGCTGGCCGCCGACCCCGGTAAGGCCATCGAGGGCACCGCGTACTCCGACGTCAACGCGATGTTGGTCAACCCGGGCCGCTCGACCTACACCGCGAATCAGCAAGGCCAGAAGCTACCGGTCGGCGAGCCGGAGAAATCCGTCATCAGCGGCGAGTTGCTGATGTCCCGCCGCACCGTCGGCAACCAGCGGGTGCTGGCGGTGCACCTGCCCGACAATCGATCACTGCTGATCTCCAAGAGCCTGGCGCCCACCAACGCCGTGATGACCAAGCTGAAATGGGTCCTGCTGGCGGTGGGCGGAATCGGCGTCGTGGTCGCGGCGATCGCCGGCGGGATGGTCGCGCGGACCGGTCTGCGGCCGGTGGCCCGGCTCACCGAGGCTGCCGAGCGGGTGGCGCGCACCGACGACCTGCGTCCCATCCCGGTCTTCGGTAGTGACGAACTCGCCAGGCTCACCGAGACGTTCAACACGATGCTGCGCGCGCTGACCGAATCGCGGGAGCGGCAGGCCCGGCTGGTCGCTGACGCCGGGCACGAGTTGCGCACACCGCTGACATCACTGCGCACCAACGTCGAGCTGCTGATGGCGTCGATGAAGCCGGGTGCCCCGCGGTTGCCGGAGAGCGAGATGGCCGACCTGCGCACCGATGTGATCGGTCAGATCGAGGAATTGTCCACTCTGGTAGGCGATCTCGTCGACCTGACCCGCGAGGACGCCGGCGGACTCGTCCACGAGGCAGTAGACCTCAGCGAGATCGTCGACCGCAGTCTGGAGCGGGCGCGCAGGCGCCGCAACGATGTTCAGTTCGACGTCGACGTCGTCGGATGGCAGGTCTACGGCGATCCGGCCGGACTGTCGCGGGCAGTGGTCAATCTGCTTGACAATGCGGCGAAGTGGAGCCCGTCGGGCGCACACGTCGGCGTCCGGCTCCGCCAGGTGGACGCCGCGCACGCCGAACTCGTGGTGTCCGATTACGGGCCCGGAATCCCCCCGCAGGAACGCGGGCTGGTGTTCGAGCGGTTCTACCGATCGGCGTCCGCGCGGGCGATGCCGGGGTCCGGGCTGGGTCTGGCGATCGTCAAACAGGTCGTGGTCAAGCATGGCGGCATGATCCGCATCGGAGAGACCGTCCCGGGCGGACAGCCGCCGGGCACGTCGTTCTTCGTCCTGCTGCCGGGCCTGCCGATCTCCGCGGACGCCTACCCCGACGATTCAGCCGAAAGCGAAAACGCGACCACAATCGCCAGGACCACTGGTGATCGCCGGTTTCATGAGAAAAAACCCAACGGTGCACCGAGTGTTATCTCAGTCGATTCTCAGTAG
- a CDS encoding S1C family serine protease encodes MTDHSRYSSPQQPGPPGSNQPAAPGYSPQPRTAGYQQPYDWRYATQQHQQQYRQPYDPYQAARQGNPPTAVGYAPIPPRPRSRAGALVAGALAIAIVSAGIGGGVVLLAHPDHQAVGSGLGGSPIGGTNVPAANLPVGSVEQVAAKVVPSVVKLETEFGRQSEEGSGIILSADGLILTNNHVVAAAKGGGPAPVPGAPSIPGLPGIPLSPGGPSAPPSGGPSAGPGGAPTTTVTFADGRTAPFTVVGTDPASDIAVVRAQGISGLTPISLGSSANLRVGQDVVAVGSPLGLEGTVTTGIVSALNRPVATGGDTNNQNTVLDAIQTDAAINPGNSGGALVNMSGELVGVNSAIATMGGDSPDAQSGSIGLGFAIPVDQAKRIADELISTGTATHASLGVQVSNDTTTHGAKIVDVTKGGAAAAAGLPNGVVVTKVDDRVIGSADALVAAVRSRAPGDQVTLTYEDPSGADRTVQVTLGKAAQ; translated from the coding sequence ATGACCGACCACTCGAGGTACTCCTCGCCGCAGCAGCCCGGGCCCCCCGGGTCGAATCAGCCTGCGGCGCCGGGGTATTCACCCCAGCCGAGGACAGCCGGTTATCAGCAGCCGTACGATTGGCGCTACGCCACCCAGCAGCACCAGCAGCAATACCGGCAACCGTATGACCCGTATCAGGCTGCGCGCCAAGGGAACCCGCCGACCGCGGTGGGCTACGCCCCGATTCCGCCGCGCCCTCGCTCGCGCGCAGGGGCATTGGTGGCAGGCGCGCTCGCGATCGCGATCGTCTCGGCCGGGATCGGCGGCGGTGTGGTACTGCTCGCACATCCGGACCATCAGGCGGTGGGCTCCGGGCTCGGAGGTTCGCCCATCGGGGGAACCAATGTGCCCGCGGCCAACCTGCCGGTGGGATCGGTCGAGCAGGTGGCGGCCAAGGTGGTTCCCAGCGTCGTCAAGCTGGAGACCGAGTTCGGCCGTCAGTCCGAGGAGGGGTCGGGCATCATCCTGTCCGCCGACGGACTCATCCTGACCAACAATCACGTCGTCGCCGCAGCCAAGGGCGGTGGGCCGGCGCCCGTCCCGGGCGCGCCGTCCATCCCCGGCCTGCCGGGGATCCCGCTCTCGCCCGGTGGCCCGAGCGCTCCGCCGTCCGGCGGCCCCAGTGCGGGTCCGGGTGGGGCACCGACGACCACGGTGACGTTCGCCGACGGCCGCACCGCGCCCTTCACCGTCGTGGGTACCGACCCGGCCAGTGACATCGCCGTCGTCCGGGCGCAAGGCATATCAGGTCTGACGCCGATCAGCCTGGGCTCGTCGGCCAACCTGCGCGTCGGCCAGGACGTGGTGGCGGTCGGTTCACCGCTCGGCCTGGAGGGAACGGTCACCACCGGCATCGTCAGCGCACTGAACCGCCCGGTGGCCACCGGTGGTGACACCAATAACCAGAACACGGTGCTCGACGCCATTCAGACCGATGCCGCGATCAACCCGGGTAACTCCGGTGGTGCGCTGGTGAACATGAGTGGCGAGCTCGTGGGAGTGAACTCGGCGATCGCGACGATGGGCGGCGATTCCCCCGACGCCCAGAGCGGTTCGATCGGACTGGGCTTCGCGATCCCGGTCGACCAGGCCAAACGGATCGCCGACGAGCTGATCAGCACCGGCACGGCCACCCACGCGTCGCTGGGTGTCCAGGTCAGCAATGACACCACGACACACGGAGCGAAGATCGTCGATGTCACCAAGGGCGGCGCCGCCGCGGCCGCCGGGCTGCCCAACGGCGTGGTGGTGACCAAGGTCGACGACCGGGTGATCGGCAGCGCCGATGCTCTGGTCGCCGCGGTCCGGTCACGAGCGCCCGGCGATCAGGTGACTCTGACCTATGAGGACCCGTCGGGCGCGGATCGCACCGTGCAGGTCACGCTCGGAAAGGCGGCCCAATGA
- a CDS encoding MogA/MoaB family molybdenum cofactor biosynthesis protein, with protein sequence MTAGGAAAALSQGRYTVTSMEQPGELVGRALVVVVDDRTAHGDEEDHSGPLVTELLAEAGFVVDGVVAVSADEVEIRNALNTAVIGGVDLVVSVGGTGVTPRDVTPEATRTILDRELLGISEALRASGLSAGITDAGLSRGLAGISGSTLVVNIAGSRYAVRDGMATLNPLATHVIGELSSLEI encoded by the coding sequence ATGACAGCCGGTGGTGCGGCTGCCGCGCTGTCGCAGGGCAGATATACGGTGACATCCATGGAACAGCCAGGGGAGCTGGTGGGGCGCGCGCTCGTCGTCGTCGTCGACGACCGCACGGCCCACGGCGATGAGGAGGACCACAGCGGACCGTTGGTCACCGAGCTGCTCGCCGAGGCGGGCTTCGTGGTCGACGGCGTGGTGGCGGTGTCCGCCGACGAGGTCGAGATCCGGAACGCGCTCAACACCGCGGTGATCGGTGGTGTCGACCTCGTGGTGTCGGTGGGCGGTACGGGCGTGACTCCGCGCGATGTGACGCCGGAGGCCACCAGGACGATCCTCGACCGTGAACTGCTCGGCATCTCCGAGGCGTTGCGCGCCTCCGGACTGTCCGCGGGAATCACCGACGCGGGCTTGTCGCGCGGTCTGGCCGGGATTTCCGGCAGCACACTGGTCGTCAACATCGCCGGGTCGCGGTATGCGGTCCGCGACGGTATGGCGACGCTGAACCCGCTGGCGACCCATGTCATCGGCGAGCTGTCCAGCCTCGAGATCTAA
- a CDS encoding MspA family porin, producing the protein MKVIGRVLVAMIAAVAALFVGTGTSHAGLDNELSLVDGGGRTMTVQQWDTFLNGVFPLDRNRLTREWFHSGKAVYSVVGPGADEFAGTLELGYQVGFPWSLGVGINFSYTTPNILLDDANISPTGFNPLGSVITPNLFPGVSISADLGNGPGIQEVATFSVDVSGPNGSVAVANAHGTVTGAAGGVLLRPFARLISKAGDSVTTYGEPWNMN; encoded by the coding sequence ATGAAGGTAATCGGTCGGGTACTGGTGGCGATGATCGCTGCCGTCGCGGCGTTGTTCGTCGGGACAGGTACCTCGCACGCAGGTTTGGATAATGAGCTGAGTCTGGTCGACGGCGGTGGCCGGACGATGACGGTGCAGCAGTGGGACACCTTCCTCAATGGTGTGTTCCCGTTGGACCGCAACCGGCTGACTCGGGAGTGGTTCCACTCCGGCAAGGCTGTCTACAGCGTGGTCGGCCCGGGTGCCGATGAGTTCGCGGGCACCTTGGAGCTGGGCTACCAGGTGGGCTTCCCCTGGTCGCTGGGCGTGGGCATCAACTTCAGCTACACCACCCCCAACATCCTGCTCGACGACGCCAACATCTCCCCGACGGGCTTCAACCCGCTCGGTTCGGTGATCACCCCGAACCTGTTCCCGGGTGTGTCGATCTCGGCTGACCTGGGCAACGGCCCCGGTATCCAGGAAGTCGCCACGTTCTCCGTCGACGTCTCGGGCCCCAACGGCTCGGTCGCGGTGGCCAACGCCCACGGCACCGTCACCGGCGCGGCCGGCGGTGTGCTGCTGCGCCCCTTCGCCCGCCTGATCTCCAAGGCCGGTGACAGCGTCACCACCTACGGCGAACCCTGGAACATGAACTAA
- the mscL gene encoding large-conductance mechanosensitive channel protein MscL yields MLKGFKEFLSRGNIVDLSIAVVIGTAFTALVTKFTESIITPLISRIGADKDTSYGLLRISIGGGQAIDLNILLSASINFVLVAAVVYFFVVVPYNRLRKKGEVEQAGDTELSLLTEIRDLLADASGTPKKTTGPGTGPSPDTAEMTSADKD; encoded by the coding sequence GTGTTGAAGGGATTCAAGGAGTTTCTCTCCCGCGGCAACATCGTCGACCTGTCGATCGCGGTGGTGATCGGCACCGCGTTCACCGCGCTGGTCACCAAGTTCACCGAAAGCATCATCACGCCGCTGATCAGCCGGATCGGTGCCGACAAGGACACGAGCTACGGCCTCCTGCGCATCTCGATCGGCGGTGGGCAGGCCATCGACCTGAACATCCTGCTGTCGGCGTCGATCAACTTCGTCCTCGTGGCGGCCGTTGTGTATTTCTTCGTCGTCGTGCCCTACAACCGGCTCCGGAAGAAGGGCGAGGTCGAGCAGGCCGGCGATACCGAGTTGAGCCTGTTGACCGAGATTCGCGACCTGCTGGCCGACGCGAGCGGAACACCGAAGAAGACCACCGGCCCGGGCACCGGCCCGAGCCCCGACACCGCAGAGATGACGAGCGCCGACAAAGACTGA